Genomic window (Pseudomonas sp. MM211):
GCGGCTGCTGACGCGTGGCAAGCCGATCAGTGATCGCGCACCACGCGCGTTGCTGGTTCGTGTCGCCCGCGGCCTGGTGATCGACCATTGGCGACGTGATGCGCTGGAGCGTGCCTACCTCGACGCATTGGCACAGTTGCCCGAAGCCAGTCACCCGTCGCCGGAAGTACGCCACGAAGCGCTAGAGTGCCTGGAGCGAATCGCCGCCTTGCTCGACGGCCTCAAGCCCGCCATACGCGAGGCCTTCCTGCTCTATCAGCTCAGCGGCCTGACCCATCAACAGATTGCCGAGCAACTGGGCATTTCCAGCCGTACCGTCGAGCGGCACGTGGCCAGCGCTTTGTTGCACTGTTACCGGGGCTGCTTCGAGGCAGCGCTATGAGCGTAGCCGCCGAGCGTTTACCTGAGGCCATCGTATGCGCGGCCATTGAATGGCAGATGCGTCTGCGCGATCACGCTGGTGGCGAGGTACATGAGCAACTGCAGGAATGGTTGGGGCGCGATGCGCGTCATCGACTGGCTTGGCAGCGCCTGCAGCAGATGGGTGGGCTATTCCAGGCAAGCCAGCTGCCGGATGCGGCGTACACCATCCCCTTATTGCGCCGTGCCGAAGCCGACCTGGGCCGGCGACGCACGCTGAAGTTACTTGGTTTCGGCCTGGTGGCGGGCGGTGCCACGCTGTTGGTGACGCAGACCTCGCCCACCTGGCGGGCCGACTTCGCCACTGCGACGGGTGAGCGTCGGCGCATCAGCCTGGGCGCGGCTGCCGAGGTGGTGCTCAATACCGGCAGCGCTTTGGATGTAGAGGGGCAGGAGTTGATCCTGCGCGCTGGTGAAGCATTGGTGGAGGGCGCGGACTGGCACGCGCGCTGCCGTTTCGCTACGTGCCAGGGCCGCGATGCCAGCGTGCTGCTGCGCGAGCGTGACGATTACAGTGAGATTCGGGTGCAGCGCGGCGAAGTGCTGGTGTCCACCGCAACCGGCCAGTTGCGGCTGCGGGTTGGCGATGGGGTCGGTGTGTCAGCAGCCGGCACGACCACCCTCGGTCAAGGATCTATAGACCCCTTTGCCTGGGCACGCGGTCTGCTGGTGGTCAGCGACATTCGTCTGGCCGACTTCCTGGCCGAAGCGGGGCGCTATCGAAAGGGGTGGCTGGGCTGCGATGCCGCCGTGGCCGATCTACATCTTTCCGGAGTTTTCCGCCTGGACGAGCCGGAAGTGATGTTGCGCAACATCACCCACCTGCTGCCGGTGAGGATCGTCGAGCGTACGCGCTGGTGGGTACGGGTGATGCCGGTGGCCTGAGGCGGATCGCGAGTGGCTGTTTGAAGGCAGAAGCGGACGGTGGATGCAGAGCTTTCTTTTTGTAGGAGGGGCTTTAGCCGCGAGCTCTATTGAAGAGCAAAGAGCTCTTGGCTAAAGCCCCTCCCACGAGATCGCGACCGGCCGCTCTCGCCTTATAGGCGCCGATGCAGCGAGCGTCTTGCGAAATAACCTGTCGGACTTTTCCGGCTCGCCCGGTTAGAGGGAATCACTCTCTCAATGGATACTGTCATGCGTTCTGCCAGCCCCCTGCCGTTTCAGCCTCAGCCTCGTACATTGTCGGGTGCCATCTGCCTGGCGCTGGCCTTGCTCGGCGGCACGGCGAGCCTCACCGTGCAGGCTGCCTCGCCAGTTATCGCTGCCGTCGCGCCGAGCATCGCGGCTGGGCCGCTGGAGCAGGCGTTGAGTGCTTTCGCCGAACGTGCGGGCATCACCCTGTCGTATTCCCCCGATGTGGTCGCGGCCTGAGTAGCCCGGGCCTTTCCGGTGGCGGCTCGCTGGAGGAAGGGTTGGCGACGCTGCTCAGCGGCAGTGGCTTGGTCGCCCGCAAGACCACATCGGGGTACGTGGTGCTGCCGGGCAAAACCGAATCCAGTGTGCAGCTCGACGCCACCAGCATCGAAGCCGCAGCGACGCAGAGTGCCTTCGAGCCGGCGGGCGGTTACTTCGCCAGCAACGCCAGCAGTGCGACCAAGAGCGACCGGCCGATCCTGGAAACCGCCCAGAGCATCAGCGTGGTGACGGCCGAGCAGATCGCCGATCGCAAGGTCAACCGGGTCGAGGATGCGGTCGCCTATACGGCAGGCGTGCGAGTTGGCGGCTCGGGCCTGGATCCGCGGTTCGACACCATCAACGTGCGTGGTTTTGAGACCACCCAGTCCGCCGATTTTCTGGATGGTCTGCGTCAGGCTGGCAGTGGTTGGTTAGCCTTGCCTTCCATCGAGGCCTACAGCCTGGAGCGCATCGAGGTGCTCAAAGGCCCGGCATCCGTGCTTTACGGACAGATAAGCCCCGGTGGCATGGTCAATCGGGTGAGCAAGCGGCCTAGCCTGTTGGCGAAAAACCAGGTCGAGGTGCAGGCCGGCAGCTACGACCACCGGCAGGGCCAGTTCGACATCGGCGGCAAGCTGGATGAAGAGGGCGATGTACTTTTCCGCACTGTGGGCATCTATCGTGATGCCGAGTATTCCATCGAGCAGATGGACAACAACACGCGCCTGCTGGCGCCTTCGCTGAGCTGGCAGATCGACCCGGATACCAGCCTGACGCTGCTGGCCCAGTATCAGGAACGGCAGACGGCTGCGTCGCCGATGCTCTATCAGGATGGCGGCCACCTCACCAATATCTGGCAGGGCGACGAGTACTTCGACAAGCTCGAGCAGCGCAAGTGGTCGATCGGCTACGAGTTCGAGCACGCCTTCAACGAGACCTTCAGCCTGCAGCAGAACCTGCGTTACGGTCAGTTGGATACCACCAATCAGTACCTGGATGTTGGGCCGGTTAGCGTCGACAACATTCTTCCTCGCAGCACCGCCGGCAGCTACGAGGATATGTCCACGTTATCCACAGATACTCGTCTGGTGAGCCGTTTCGCCACCGGTAATCTGCAGCACACCGTGGTTAGTGGGGTGGACTACGCCTGGCTCGACACGGCCCTGGTGTATGCCACGGGTGCTGCTCCGTCGCTTGATCTCGATGCGCCTGACTACCATCAGCCGATCTCTGACCCGGACAACATTCTGGTTGATAGGGACGGCCTTGAGCACCGTGCAGGCATGTACCTGCAGGATCAGATCGAGCTCGATCGCTGGCGCCTGTCCGCTGGGCTACGTCGTGACTGGGTGCATGCGCGCTCCAATGGCGACCAGTTCGGCGTAGACGTCAACAGCAAGACCAGCAATTCGGCTACTACCGGATCGCTAGGTGCGCTCTATCTGTTCGACAACGGCCTTGCCCCTTACGCCAGCTATGCGACTTCGTTCCTGCCGCAGAGCGGTTCCGACTCCGTTGGCAAACTGTTCGAGCCGAGCGAGGGCGAACAGTACGAGATTGGCCTCAAGTATCAGCCGCCGGGCAGCAGCACCCTGCTCACGGCCTCGTTGTACCACCTGACACAAACCAACGTGGTGACGCGGGATCCGGCAAACAGCAGCTTTCAGGTTCAGACTGGCGAGCAGGTTTCTCGCGGCCTCGAACTGGAAGCAGTTTCCGACCTGAGCGATAACCTGCGAATGACCTCCAGCTACAGCTTCAACGACGCCGAAGTCACCAAGGACAGTGACTATCAGGGCAAGGCGCCGAAGAACGTGCCGCGTCACATGGCATCACTCTGGCTGGATTACCGTCTGCCGTTCGGACTCGGCGTGTCGGGCGGTGCGCGTTATACCGGCAGCACCTACGGCAACGGCGACAACACCCTGAAGAACGAGGCCTACACCCTGATCGATGCCGGTGTGCACTACGACTTCGGCGGTGGCCTGGATGGCGTGCGCCTCGCCCTCAATGCCCGCAACCTGACCGACAAGCGCTACATCAATTGCCAGGACAGCAATTGCTACCGCGGCGAAGCGCGCAGCGTGGTCACCAGCCTGAGCTACAACTGGTGATCGCAGCAGGTTGGCGGCGTGCCTTGCTGAGCGCGCTACTGCTGGGCAGCCTGGCGGTCGCCCAGGCCGAGCCGGTGGCGCTGGACGGTACCGAGCAATGGATGATGAAAAGCGCCGAAGGGCGCGAGTACCGCATCATGATCAGCCAGCCGGAGGGCGATGTGCCGTACACCGGCGGCTACCCGGTGATCTACCTGCTCGACGGCAATGCCTACTTCCCGGCCTTGCATGCCGCCAAGCGTGCTCAGGAGCGGCTGCGCGGGTCGATTCTGGTGGCCATCGGTTACCCGAGCGACACGCCCCTGGACTTCGAGCGCCGCGCGTTCGACCTGTCGCCGCCGCAATCGGCCGAGCGCAACACGCCACCCCAGGGTGGGCAGGATCTGTTTCTCGACTTTATCGAGAAACGCCTGATGCCCAGGGTCGCCGAGCGCTTCAAGGTCGATCAGGATCAGCGCAGCCTGGTCGGCCATTCCTTTGGCGGGATGTTTGGCATCTATACGCTGTTCACCCGCCCCGCCTTGTTCCAGCACGTGGTGGCGATCAGCCCGAGTCTATGGTGGCGTGATCGCTACCTGCTGGAGCATGAGCAGGCTTTCTTCAAACGGGCCCACGCAGGTCAGCTGGATCTTATCCACAGCAGCCTGACGCTGTTGATAGGGGATCGCGAAGCGCCCCAGGGCATTCAGGATGCCCGCGCCCTGCAGCTGCGCCTGCAAGGTCTGTCGCAGTACGGGCTGCGTAGCGATTTCCATGTAGAAGCAGGCGAGGATCACACGTCGATAGTGTTTCGGGTGGCTTCGCGGGTGCTGGACGAGTTGATCAGCACACGGCGGTTTTGATTCTAGACATAGCCGCTTGGGTGGCGATGCAGGCTGTTCAAAAAGTATCCAATGCTGTGCAGGCCACTGAATACAAGAGCTTTTCAGACTTATGCACAGGTACCCACGAGATTTATCCAGAGACCCTGTGAATAAAGAACGTTTGCTGGTCAGATTCTGTACAGATCCCTGGAGCGCTTGTTTCATATGGCCTGTGGCTGAGAGCTACCAGGTTATCCACAGACTAAGTCACGGTAATTGTGAACATCACCCTGCCTGTCGATAACTTCGCCGTGGCCAGACACGCGCTGCAACCACTCGTCATCCAATCGTCATGTTAGTGACATAGCGTCCCTGCGCATCAGAAGAAAGCAGGAGCACCGTGATGCATGACGATCAATTGACTGACCTTGAACGTTTGACCCTTTCCCGACGCCGTTTCATCGGCGCAGGCGCGCTGACTGGCGCCGCATTGTTTCTCGGTGGTGGTCTGCTGGGCCGTAGCGTGTTGGCCGACTCGATCAGTGCAACGGTCGGCAGCCCGCTGCTCGGCTTCAACAACATTGCTGCGTCCGCGGCCGATACCATCACCTTGCCGCCCGGTTATTCGTTCAGCACATTGATCAGTTGGGGCCAGCCGCTGCATGCCAGTGGCCCGGCGTTCAAGGGCGATGGCAGCAACACTGCAGCCGAGCAACTGCAGCAGTTCGGTGACAACACCGATGGCATGAGTTTCTTTCCCTGGCCGGGCGACGCGGATCGCGCGTTGATGGCCATCAACAATGAATACGTCAATTACCGCTACCTGCTGGTTCACGGCGGTTTGCCGAAATCCGCCGAGGACGTGCGCAAGGCGCAGAATGCCGAGGGCGTGACGGTGATCGAAGTGCGTCGCGGTGCCAGTGGCTGGGCGTTCGTTCAGGGCTCGCCTTACAACCGCCGGGTGCATGGCAACCTGCCGATGGACGTCAGCGGCCCGGCACGTGGCCACGAGCTGCTCAAGACCGCCGCCGACCCGGCTGGCATCGAGGTTCTCGGTACCTTCCAGAACTGTTCCAGCGGCCAGACCCCCTGGGGCACCTACCTGACCTGTGAAGAGAACTTCAGCGACTGCTTCGGCAGCAGCGATGCAGGCCTGCAGTTCACTGCCGATCAGAAGCGCTTCAGCGTGCTGCATGCCAGCGCGGAAAACGAATGGCACCACTTCGATCCGCGTTTCGATGTGGCGAAGACGCCCAACGAGTTGAACCGCCATGGCTGGATCGTCGAAATCGATCCGTTCGACCCGCAAGCCAAACCGATCAAGCGCACCGCCCTTGGCCGTTTCAAGCATGAGAACGCTGCTCTGACGACCACCCGCGATGGTCGCGTGGTGGTCTACATGGGCGACGACGAGCGTGGTGAGTTCATCTACAAATTCATCACCCGTGATCGCCTCGATCGCGGTAATGCCAAGGCCAATCGTCATCTACTCGACCATGGCACGCTGTATGTGGCGCGTTTCGACGAAGGTAACGGCAATGCCGATCATCCCAAAGGTCGTGGCCGCTGGATCGAGCTGACGGCGGGCAAGAACGGCCTGAGCGCCGAGAAGGGCTTCGCCAGCCAGGCCGACGTGGTGATTCGTGCACGTCAGGCGGGTACTCAGGTCGGCGCCACGCGGATGGATCGCCCGGAGTGGATCACCGTCAGCCCGCAGGACGGCCAGGTCTACTGCACCCTGACCAACAACAGCAAGCGTGGCGAGGAGGGTCAGCCGGTCGGCGGTCCGAACCCGCGAGCCAACAACCTGTACGGGCAGATCCTGCGCTGGCGCGAGCACGGTGACGATGCGGCCGCGGCGGATTTCGAATGGGATCTGTTCGTGGTCGCCGGCAACCCCGTTGTGCATGCCGGTACGGCTCAGGCTGGTAGCCATGCGATCAATGCCGACAACATGTTCAATAGCCCGGATGGTGTCGGCTTTGACGGCGGCGGTCGCCTTTGGATCCAGACTGACGGCAAGTACAGCAACAAGGGTGACTACGCCGGCATGGGCAACAACCAGATGCTTTGTGCCGACCCCAAAACAGGCGAGATCCGCCGTTTCATGGTTGGCCCGGTGGGCTGCGAGGTGACAGGGCTGGCCTTTTCGCCGGACTACAAAACCATGTTCGTGGGCATTCAGCATCCCGGTGAAGAGGGCGGCTCGACCTTCCCGGATCATCGTCCCGGTGTCTATCCACGCTCCTCGGTGATGGTCATCAGCCGTGACGATGGCGGCGTGATCGGCGCCTGACGTTGTTTAGAGGGTAACCGTCGTGGCGCCGCGTATCACCACATTGCCGCCTTCCTCCGGGAGGCTGGGAATACTGATACCGAGCAACCTCAGGGTAGGCACGATGGCCCTCTGATCGCTGGCGCCCTCGTGGTTGTAGAGGCGTTGCAGGCACACGTGCAGCACGTAGCGTGGTGCGCTGGGGTCGCGGGCATCGAGGGCGATATTGCCATACGAGGGGTGGCCATTCTGGCCGGGCAGGCTGGTCCAGCTGAAACCGGCGGCATCCTGCTCCGGTGGTGGGCAGTTGCCACCCAGCCAGCTGTCCGGCAGCCAGCTGCGTTCCACCACACGGGTGACTTCCCGGCTGAGCAACTGGGTGTAGGCGGCGTTGCCGGGGTCGACCTGCAGGGTGGCGCGGGCGGCATCGGCGCTGACCTGCTTGAAGGTCAGCATCAGCAGCATGGGAATGCTGTAGGCGATGATCCCGTAGACCACCACGAAAAACACGCCGAACAGCATGGCGAATTCGATGGCCACGGCGCCTTGCTGGGTTTTTCGTTTGCTGCGTTTCACATCACACCTCACTGAACCAGGCGCGGGATGCCGCAGCTGATGCTGTGGACTTTGATTTCGCTTTTGCCCAGTTCCAGGCCAAGGCTGGTTAGCAGACTGCTGACCGCGCTGCCCACGGAGTTGAGCAGTGGTTTTAGCAGATCGAGCACAGGATTCAGGATGGTGAGTAGCAAGGGCTGGGAGTTACTGCTCAGGCCGAGCGCGGTGGCGAGGCCCGTCAGGACGCTGTTCAGCAGCCCTCCCTGAGCTTTTGTCTGCAAAGAGATAATCAGTTCATCGCGACAGCGAGTCTTGTTGGTGGCGCAGTTGATAAGACTCAATTTACTGTGCCACTCATCGGGCATCGTCGTATCCAGTAAAAGCAGCACGGGTCTGGGCCAGTTAAGCCCATCCGCTTTCATGGCCGCTCGAATGGCATCCTTGCTGCTGTAAGCCGCGAGGTATTTATCCGCGATCTGAGCAGCCTGGGCGGCGGTAAAGCCTGGAGAGCCGTCCGACCCCTTTGGCACCCCGAGCCCTATCATTCTGGTGACCTGTGAAAGCAGGTTGGCGATCGAGTCGCCAATCTTCAACTGATTGACTTGGGTTATATCGGACTCGTCCACGGCTAGCGTCACCTCATCTCGAACAGGATTGGTGCCGGTGCCAATCAGTGGCACTGCAGCCTTGCCCTTGATCAGGTCGGTGTTCAGCAGCCTGAGAATGCTGGCGTCCTCTAGGTTTGATTCGGTGCAACTGGCGCGGGTCGACCATAGCGTGCCGCTGGGCATATTGCCGATACAGATATTGCCGACCGTGGACTCGACTTCGATGGTCGCCTCCGGCTCTGCCAGAGAGCAGTTGATATCCGTCACTTCGCCCCTGGCACTCACCAAGTCGAGGATGATGGGTAGCTTGATCGAGGTGCCCAATATATTGAGCAGCGAGCTGGCTAGAGGAACACCCGTGCTGTCGATATTGATGTGCACGCGAGTCTGTGCGTTGAATGCTGTCGTTCCTAGAGGGCCGATACCGATGGCCGGGGGTTCTACTACGCCAAGCTCCACCTTCACCAGCCCGAGAAGATTCAGTTGATCCACCAGCAAACCGCGCCCCTGAACGGCAGTCATCAGGCCTGTGGATAACACGTCACCAAGCGCGAGTTTGGCATCCAATGCTGACCCGACGGCCCGGCCCGGCCCGGTGACGAGCTTCAACAGTCCGGGACGTTCATCGGTCGCCAGCAGATTGACCGTGGCGTCCTTCAACGTAGAGTTGGCCAGCTCGCTACCAAGCGCTCTGATATCAGCAGCCAACGCCTCGTTATGAGTCACCAGCTTTGCAGATACATCGATCAGCTTTTGAATGCCGACCGCATTGACTTTGGTACCCACTAATTCTGCCAATCCCTCTGGCGTAAGCGCTTTTAATTG
Coding sequences:
- a CDS encoding pilus assembly protein TadG-related protein, with amino-acid sequence MRRIRSDLQRQRGAFSILSAATLVMAILFLALVVDSGRLYLEQRKLQKLADTAALESISRLESGNCALDTAKAHLYALENAASYGFVDGLTSSCASIAIIDGLRVPTIDAGGRAVRVVTSSQVPASIIVRTGGLFGLPGNSTVNLQAVAVAEKDSDPLTVFSVGAQLLDLNANGALPRLLKAAGADISSLTLLDSEGLANAQVTPGELLKALGVEVGINQLKALTPEGLAELVGTKVNAVGIQKLIDVSAKLVTHNEALAADIRALGSELANSTLKDATVNLLATDERPGLLKLVTGPGRAVGSALDAKLALGDVLSTGLMTAVQGRGLLVDQLNLLGLVKVELGVVEPPAIGIGPLGTTAFNAQTRVHINIDSTGVPLASSLLNILGTSIKLPIILDLVSARGEVTDINCSLAEPEATIEVESTVGNICIGNMPSGTLWSTRASCTESNLEDASILRLLNTDLIKGKAAVPLIGTGTNPVRDEVTLAVDESDITQVNQLKIGDSIANLLSQVTRMIGLGVPKGSDGSPGFTAAQAAQIADKYLAAYSSKDAIRAAMKADGLNWPRPVLLLLDTTMPDEWHSKLSLINCATNKTRCRDELIISLQTKAQGGLLNSVLTGLATALGLSSNSQPLLLTILNPVLDLLKPLLNSVGSAVSSLLTSLGLELGKSEIKVHSISCGIPRLVQ
- a CDS encoding TadE/TadG family type IV pilus assembly protein: MKRSKRKTQQGAVAIEFAMLFGVFFVVVYGIIAYSIPMLLMLTFKQVSADAARATLQVDPGNAAYTQLLSREVTRVVERSWLPDSWLGGNCPPPEQDAAGFSWTSLPGQNGHPSYGNIALDARDPSAPRYVLHVCLQRLYNHEGASDQRAIVPTLRLLGISIPSLPEEGGNVVIRGATTVTL
- a CDS encoding DUF4880 domain-containing protein, with the protein product MSVAAERLPEAIVCAAIEWQMRLRDHAGGEVHEQLQEWLGRDARHRLAWQRLQQMGGLFQASQLPDAAYTIPLLRRAEADLGRRRTLKLLGFGLVAGGATLLVTQTSPTWRADFATATGERRRISLGAAAEVVLNTGSALDVEGQELILRAGEALVEGADWHARCRFATCQGRDASVLLRERDDYSEIRVQRGEVLVSTATGQLRLRVGDGVGVSAAGTTTLGQGSIDPFAWARGLLVVSDIRLADFLAEAGRYRKGWLGCDAAVADLHLSGVFRLDEPEVMLRNITHLLPVRIVERTRWWVRVMPVA
- a CDS encoding TonB-dependent siderophore receptor, whose product is MATLLSGSGLVARKTTSGYVVLPGKTESSVQLDATSIEAAATQSAFEPAGGYFASNASSATKSDRPILETAQSISVVTAEQIADRKVNRVEDAVAYTAGVRVGGSGLDPRFDTINVRGFETTQSADFLDGLRQAGSGWLALPSIEAYSLERIEVLKGPASVLYGQISPGGMVNRVSKRPSLLAKNQVEVQAGSYDHRQGQFDIGGKLDEEGDVLFRTVGIYRDAEYSIEQMDNNTRLLAPSLSWQIDPDTSLTLLAQYQERQTAASPMLYQDGGHLTNIWQGDEYFDKLEQRKWSIGYEFEHAFNETFSLQQNLRYGQLDTTNQYLDVGPVSVDNILPRSTAGSYEDMSTLSTDTRLVSRFATGNLQHTVVSGVDYAWLDTALVYATGAAPSLDLDAPDYHQPISDPDNILVDRDGLEHRAGMYLQDQIELDRWRLSAGLRRDWVHARSNGDQFGVDVNSKTSNSATTGSLGALYLFDNGLAPYASYATSFLPQSGSDSVGKLFEPSEGEQYEIGLKYQPPGSSTLLTASLYHLTQTNVVTRDPANSSFQVQTGEQVSRGLELEAVSDLSDNLRMTSSYSFNDAEVTKDSDYQGKAPKNVPRHMASLWLDYRLPFGLGVSGGARYTGSTYGNGDNTLKNEAYTLIDAGVHYDFGGGLDGVRLALNARNLTDKRYINCQDSNCYRGEARSVVTSLSYNW
- a CDS encoding PhoX family protein; the protein is MHDDQLTDLERLTLSRRRFIGAGALTGAALFLGGGLLGRSVLADSISATVGSPLLGFNNIAASAADTITLPPGYSFSTLISWGQPLHASGPAFKGDGSNTAAEQLQQFGDNTDGMSFFPWPGDADRALMAINNEYVNYRYLLVHGGLPKSAEDVRKAQNAEGVTVIEVRRGASGWAFVQGSPYNRRVHGNLPMDVSGPARGHELLKTAADPAGIEVLGTFQNCSSGQTPWGTYLTCEENFSDCFGSSDAGLQFTADQKRFSVLHASAENEWHHFDPRFDVAKTPNELNRHGWIVEIDPFDPQAKPIKRTALGRFKHENAALTTTRDGRVVVYMGDDERGEFIYKFITRDRLDRGNAKANRHLLDHGTLYVARFDEGNGNADHPKGRGRWIELTAGKNGLSAEKGFASQADVVIRARQAGTQVGATRMDRPEWITVSPQDGQVYCTLTNNSKRGEEGQPVGGPNPRANNLYGQILRWREHGDDAAAADFEWDLFVVAGNPVVHAGTAQAGSHAINADNMFNSPDGVGFDGGGRLWIQTDGKYSNKGDYAGMGNNQMLCADPKTGEIRRFMVGPVGCEVTGLAFSPDYKTMFVGIQHPGEEGGSTFPDHRPGVYPRSSVMVISRDDGGVIGA
- a CDS encoding sigma-70 family RNA polymerase sigma factor yields the protein MSLPETDSIVPLDVLYGTHHCWLSGWLRRSLGCSQQAADLAQDTFVRLLTRGKPISDRAPRALLVRVARGLVIDHWRRDALERAYLDALAQLPEASHPSPEVRHEALECLERIAALLDGLKPAIREAFLLYQLSGLTHQQIAEQLGISSRTVERHVASALLHCYRGCFEAAL
- a CDS encoding alpha/beta hydrolase, which gives rise to MIAAGWRRALLSALLLGSLAVAQAEPVALDGTEQWMMKSAEGREYRIMISQPEGDVPYTGGYPVIYLLDGNAYFPALHAAKRAQERLRGSILVAIGYPSDTPLDFERRAFDLSPPQSAERNTPPQGGQDLFLDFIEKRLMPRVAERFKVDQDQRSLVGHSFGGMFGIYTLFTRPALFQHVVAISPSLWWRDRYLLEHEQAFFKRAHAGQLDLIHSSLTLLIGDREAPQGIQDARALQLRLQGLSQYGLRSDFHVEAGEDHTSIVFRVASRVLDELISTRRF